From a region of the Candidatus Amarolinea dominans genome:
- a CDS encoding IS110 family transposase, which translates to MMQAYLGIDISKDTFDAFLTQENRSTPFQTSNNQVGYEKLSKWLKKHGGSNVHACMEATGRYGDELAEFLHKEGLTVSVVNPRRIASYAASQLKRNKTDSLDAAVIADFCRTQNPDPWQPPPPAIRDLQMMTRHLESLLDMRTEERNRLQSGVTAPAVVKAIEQHITFLNTQIADLERQIADHLDQHPDLKQQRDLLVSIPGIGDTTAAKLIAEIKDINRFDDATQLAAYAGLCPSRRTSGTSVRHKPKLSKIGNAVLRKALYFPALSAKSHNPLVHSFCERLAEQKKPKMVVVAAAMRKLLHIVFGVLKHRKPFDPDYLKLVMQPGAAT; encoded by the coding sequence ATAATGCAAGCATACCTGGGTATTGACATATCAAAAGACACTTTTGATGCGTTCCTTACACAGGAAAATCGCTCTACACCGTTCCAGACAAGCAACAATCAAGTTGGGTACGAAAAATTGAGCAAATGGCTGAAGAAACATGGCGGGAGCAATGTCCACGCTTGCATGGAAGCAACCGGTCGTTATGGAGATGAACTGGCCGAGTTTCTTCACAAGGAGGGCTTGACCGTGAGTGTGGTCAATCCACGTCGAATTGCATCCTATGCTGCCAGCCAATTGAAACGCAATAAGACCGACAGCCTTGACGCCGCTGTGATTGCTGATTTTTGTCGTACCCAGAATCCTGATCCGTGGCAGCCGCCTCCTCCAGCCATACGTGATCTGCAAATGATGACTCGACATCTCGAATCATTACTCGACATGCGCACCGAGGAGCGCAACCGCCTTCAGTCTGGCGTTACGGCCCCCGCTGTCGTCAAGGCCATCGAGCAGCATATCACTTTCCTCAATACCCAAATCGCTGATCTTGAACGTCAGATCGCTGATCATCTCGATCAACATCCTGACCTCAAGCAACAGCGAGACCTGCTCGTTTCCATCCCCGGTATCGGCGATACCACCGCTGCTAAGCTGATCGCCGAGATCAAGGACATCAACCGCTTTGATGATGCTACTCAACTCGCCGCCTACGCCGGCCTTTGTCCCAGTCGTCGCACGTCTGGCACCTCGGTGCGTCACAAACCTAAACTGTCCAAAATCGGTAATGCCGTCCTCCGTAAAGCCCTTTACTTCCCAGCTCTCTCGGCAAAATCTCACAATCCATTGGTGCATAGTTTCTGTGAGCGTCTCGCTGAGCAGAAAAAACCTAAGATGGTCGTTGTTGCCGCCGCCATGCGTAAACTGTTGCACATTGTCTTTGGTGTCCTCAAACACCGCAAACCCTTTGATCCCGATTACCTAAAGCTCGTTATGCAGCCTGGCGCTGCTACCTAG
- a CDS encoding ABC transporter permease: MGRYIVRRLLWMVLTMFVVSAITFTLMHSVPGGPFDKEKALPPEIIAILDKRYHLNDPLYKQYFDYLSNVIVPKLSSVPPNTSLLDDAIVNIKVGDKQWIKWMNFGPSFTSRSRTVNDIFRQQFPISAQLGLIALIVAVIIGMPLGILAALKQNSFFDYLGMGVAIFGVSVPVIVMGPILVWIFGVTLKWLPPTGWGAQPPFVLGFLPSNLGPDFFRYAAMPCIALGLGSSAIIARLTRASLLQVVREDYIRTARAKGLTERTVVTRHALKNSLIPVVTILGPMFAGLVTGTFVTETIFGIPGMGKYFVTSITNRDYPVIMGTILLYAILLVIANLVVDVLYGFLDPRIRYA, from the coding sequence ATGGGACGTTACATCGTACGCCGCCTGCTCTGGATGGTGCTCACCATGTTTGTGGTGTCAGCCATCACGTTTACCCTCATGCACTCTGTGCCCGGTGGCCCGTTCGACAAAGAGAAAGCCTTGCCGCCTGAGATCATTGCGATCTTGGACAAGCGCTATCATCTGAACGATCCCCTCTACAAACAGTATTTTGACTATCTGTCCAACGTGATTGTGCCCAAGCTCTCCTCTGTACCGCCCAACACCTCTCTCCTGGATGACGCCATCGTCAACATCAAGGTGGGTGACAAGCAGTGGATCAAATGGATGAATTTTGGGCCGTCGTTTACGTCACGCAGCCGCACAGTCAATGATATCTTCCGCCAGCAATTCCCCATCTCCGCGCAACTGGGCCTCATCGCCCTCATCGTAGCGGTGATTATCGGTATGCCACTTGGCATCCTGGCTGCTCTCAAACAGAATTCGTTTTTTGACTATCTCGGCATGGGTGTCGCTATTTTCGGTGTCTCGGTGCCGGTCATCGTGATGGGGCCGATCCTGGTGTGGATCTTTGGTGTCACCCTCAAGTGGCTGCCACCCACCGGCTGGGGCGCTCAACCGCCGTTCGTGCTCGGTTTTCTGCCCTCCAACCTGGGGCCGGATTTTTTCCGCTATGCAGCCATGCCCTGTATCGCGCTGGGGCTGGGCAGCTCCGCCATCATCGCCCGCCTGACACGCGCCAGCTTACTCCAGGTGGTCCGCGAAGACTACATCCGCACGGCGCGCGCCAAGGGCCTGACCGAGCGCACGGTGGTGACACGCCACGCGCTCAAGAATTCGCTCATCCCTGTGGTCACCATCCTGGGACCGATGTTTGCCGGCTTAGTGACCGGTACCTTTGTCACCGAAACCATCTTTGGTATTCCGGGGATGGGCAAATACTTCGTTACCAGTATCACCAACCGTGATTACCCCGTGATCATGGGCACGATTCTGCTCTACGCCATCCTGCTGGTCATCGCCAACCTGGTCGTGGACGTTCTCTACGGCTTCCTGGATCCGCGTATCCGCTACGCCTAA
- a CDS encoding ABC transporter permease: MSTQNSSAVTINLARKGDSLWAEAFRRLIRNRAAVMGMAIIFLLIVLAVGAPFIAPRSFSDQTLLDVNKVPTWVPTIFTSMKPYARYSADYPVGADYVGRDIFSRIVFGSRISLTVAIIGPLVSLLIGVIFGSVSGYLGGRVDNIMMRIVDILYAFPQILFIILLMAFFRSTFAKPEPGTFSYAISQLDAALGGVLFIYVGIGLTAWETMARLSRGQVLSVREKEYVEAARTIGAKDMSIMFRHIMPNIIGPLIVAESLSIPGYISLEAFLSFIGLGVNPPTPSWGSMISDGSQVIRTYPNQAIFPALALAITMFAFNFLGDGLRDALDPRLKGTS; the protein is encoded by the coding sequence ATGAGTACACAAAATAGCAGCGCCGTCACGATCAACTTGGCGCGCAAGGGCGACAGCTTGTGGGCTGAGGCCTTCCGCCGGCTCATCCGCAATCGCGCAGCCGTCATGGGCATGGCGATCATCTTCCTGCTCATTGTTCTGGCTGTGGGCGCCCCCTTCATTGCGCCCAGGTCATTTTCTGACCAGACGCTGCTGGATGTCAACAAAGTGCCTACCTGGGTGCCCACCATCTTTACCTCCATGAAGCCCTACGCCAGGTACAGCGCGGACTATCCTGTCGGGGCCGACTATGTGGGCCGCGATATTTTCAGCCGCATCGTCTTCGGCTCGCGCATCTCCCTCACCGTGGCCATCATCGGTCCATTGGTGAGCCTGCTGATCGGCGTGATCTTTGGCAGCGTTTCCGGCTACCTGGGCGGTCGTGTTGACAACATCATGATGCGCATCGTGGACATTCTCTACGCCTTCCCGCAGATCCTGTTCATCATTCTGCTCATGGCGTTCTTCCGCTCCACCTTCGCCAAACCAGAGCCAGGCACTTTTAGTTACGCGATCAGTCAACTGGACGCCGCCCTGGGAGGTGTGCTCTTCATCTACGTGGGCATTGGACTGACCGCCTGGGAGACGATGGCCCGCCTCTCCCGCGGCCAGGTGCTGTCAGTCCGTGAAAAGGAATATGTCGAAGCGGCCCGCACCATCGGCGCCAAAGACATGTCCATCATGTTCCGCCACATCATGCCCAACATCATTGGCCCCCTGATCGTGGCCGAAAGCCTCTCCATTCCCGGTTACATCAGTCTGGAGGCGTTTCTCTCCTTCATCGGCCTGGGGGTCAATCCGCCGACGCCCTCGTGGGGTTCGATGATTTCTGATGGCTCCCAGGTGATACGCACCTATCCCAACCAAGCCATCTTCCCCGCCCTGGCCCTGGCCATTACGATGTTCGCCTTCAACTTCCTGGGCGATGGTCTGCGCGACGCGCTCGACCCACGCCTGAAGGGTACCAGCTAA
- a CDS encoding c-type cytochrome has protein sequence MKTSLIAPLLLVIVAGVAVAAWLAQPPDVAPYRFAGTPTPPGQTGVEVYAQRCSTCHGDVGQGLTAAWRATWDEEHQNCASAKCHGRDHPPEGFQIPNNYAPAVVSAGALRRFANAQVLYDYVSLTMPYSAPGDLTPTQYWRVVNFLLWANGVTDVPNGVTAENAAQIELGTRLHTLPVIQPATPVPQPIMGGSSRP, from the coding sequence ATGAAAACAAGTCTAATCGCTCCCCTCTTGCTTGTCATCGTGGCCGGCGTCGCGGTCGCAGCCTGGTTGGCTCAACCGCCGGATGTGGCGCCCTATCGTTTTGCCGGCACACCCACTCCCCCCGGCCAGACCGGCGTCGAAGTCTACGCCCAGCGCTGCTCCACCTGTCATGGCGACGTGGGCCAGGGACTCACCGCAGCCTGGCGCGCCACCTGGGACGAGGAGCACCAGAACTGCGCCTCTGCCAAGTGCCACGGCCGTGACCATCCGCCGGAAGGTTTCCAAATACCCAACAACTACGCGCCGGCCGTGGTCTCTGCCGGCGCCCTGCGTCGTTTTGCCAACGCCCAGGTTTTGTACGATTACGTCTCGCTCACCATGCCCTACTCTGCGCCGGGCGATTTGACCCCAACCCAGTATTGGCGCGTGGTCAACTTCTTGCTCTGGGCCAACGGCGTCACCGATGTCCCCAACGGCGTCACGGCCGAAAATGCGGCGCAGATCGAGTTGGGCACGCGCCTCCACACCCTGCCGGTCATCCAGCCGGCCACTCCCGTGCCTCAACCCATCATGGGCGGGAGCAGCCGGCCATAG
- a CDS encoding DEAD/DEAH box helicase: MSIEDCLAELRQDADFMRQVTAWQELPARAGQFAPIPTALDPRLRQALQQRGLTHLYTHQAEALETALAGENLVIVTATASGKTLCYNLPVLHTLLQQPQGRAIYLFPTKALAQDQLAELNTLLTTLHAAESGPTAAPIRASTYDGDTPAGQRRTIRSQARILLTNPDMLHTGILPNHPSWAAWFTHLRFIVLDELHTYRGVFGSHVANVLRRLRRLCQFYGSAPQFICTSATIGNPQELAERLLEAPVRLLDRDGSPQGTRHVVLYNPPVVDRDLGLRRSSVLEAERLAAHFLAHGVQTIVFARSRLTTELLLTYLRRRVQRPLPTARQQPGGAQHQVDPDAVRGYRGGYLPEERRAIETGLRQGRVRAVIATNALELGVDIGQMGAAVLTGFPGAIASTWQQMGRAGRRQGVAAAILIAGPGALDQYVITHPRYFFEQSPERAYINPDNLVILLNHLQCAAFELPLTTAETFGQVAFTQELLAYLAQQGLLHQSGDAWYWMNENQPARQVSLRAAGNDTVTILAADAAAPTAAAAPVIGVLDRFSVPLLLHEGAIYLHEGSSYLVTRLDWPAGQAFVQPVSLEYYTEASSTTTVLVRREEKQERLGSSLRGQGEVTVTTQATTYRKVRLYTQETLGTGTIELPEQRMDTTAYWLSLPEEASESLRSQGLWWDEPILDYGPNWQEQRGHVRARDGYRCTGCGAAETPARQHDVHHRVPFRFFGYIPGPPPLGNQAYLEANRPENLTTLCRTCHRRAEMIVHVRSGLAGLAYALVNVAPLHLMCDPRDLGATHDFKSQHNGLPTITLYDRIPGGIGLAPRLFELHTTLLQAARDLVMACGCRGGCPACVGPNQETADSPVSTRQLTLALIDTICNCSPCGPIWTG, encoded by the coding sequence ATGAGCATCGAGGATTGCCTGGCTGAGTTGCGGCAGGACGCCGACTTCATGCGCCAGGTAACTGCCTGGCAGGAGCTGCCAGCCCGCGCCGGGCAATTCGCGCCCATTCCGACCGCGCTCGACCCGCGCCTGCGCCAGGCGCTGCAGCAGCGCGGCCTGACCCACCTGTACACGCACCAGGCTGAGGCGTTGGAAACCGCCCTGGCCGGCGAGAACCTGGTCATCGTCACCGCCACGGCGTCAGGCAAAACCCTGTGTTACAACCTGCCGGTCCTGCACACCCTTCTGCAGCAGCCGCAGGGCCGCGCCATCTACCTTTTCCCCACCAAGGCCCTGGCCCAGGATCAGTTGGCCGAACTGAACACCTTGCTGACCACCCTCCACGCCGCGGAATCAGGCCCGACCGCTGCGCCGATCCGCGCCAGCACTTACGATGGCGACACCCCGGCCGGCCAACGTCGCACCATTCGCAGCCAGGCGCGCATCCTGCTCACCAACCCGGACATGCTGCACACCGGCATCCTGCCCAACCACCCGTCATGGGCCGCCTGGTTTACGCATCTGCGCTTCATTGTGCTGGATGAACTGCACACCTACCGCGGGGTGTTTGGCAGCCATGTCGCCAACGTGCTGCGCCGCCTGCGCCGCCTCTGCCAGTTCTATGGCAGTGCGCCGCAGTTCATCTGCACCTCGGCCACGATCGGCAACCCGCAAGAGCTGGCAGAACGCCTGCTGGAAGCGCCGGTGCGCCTGCTGGACCGTGACGGCTCGCCGCAGGGCACGCGTCACGTAGTCCTATACAACCCGCCCGTGGTAGATCGCGACCTGGGCCTGCGGCGCTCCAGCGTTCTGGAGGCTGAACGCCTGGCTGCTCATTTCCTGGCGCACGGGGTGCAGACGATCGTCTTTGCGCGTAGCCGGCTGACCACCGAACTGCTGCTGACCTATCTGCGGCGCCGCGTGCAACGGCCTTTGCCCACAGCCCGCCAACAGCCGGGCGGCGCGCAGCACCAGGTTGACCCGGATGCCGTGCGCGGCTATCGTGGAGGCTATCTGCCGGAAGAACGGCGGGCCATCGAAACCGGCCTGCGCCAGGGTCGGGTGCGCGCCGTGATTGCCACCAACGCCCTCGAATTGGGGGTGGACATCGGTCAAATGGGCGCGGCCGTGTTGACCGGATTCCCCGGCGCCATTGCCAGCACCTGGCAGCAGATGGGCCGGGCCGGGCGTCGTCAGGGGGTGGCCGCGGCCATCCTCATTGCCGGCCCGGGCGCGCTCGATCAGTACGTCATCACCCATCCGCGCTACTTCTTCGAGCAAAGTCCGGAGCGTGCCTACATCAACCCCGACAACCTGGTCATTCTCTTGAATCACTTGCAGTGCGCGGCCTTCGAGCTGCCGCTGACGACCGCTGAAACTTTTGGACAGGTTGCTTTCACGCAGGAACTGCTGGCCTACCTGGCGCAGCAGGGGCTGCTGCATCAGAGCGGCGACGCCTGGTACTGGATGAACGAGAACCAGCCGGCGCGCCAGGTGTCACTGCGTGCGGCCGGCAATGACACCGTCACCATTCTGGCCGCCGACGCCGCAGCCCCGACCGCGGCCGCCGCGCCGGTCATCGGCGTGCTCGACCGTTTCAGCGTGCCGCTGTTGTTGCACGAAGGGGCGATTTATCTGCACGAAGGCAGCAGCTACCTGGTGACGCGCTTGGATTGGCCGGCCGGGCAGGCCTTTGTGCAGCCTGTCAGCCTGGAGTATTACACGGAAGCCAGCAGCACCACCACGGTGCTGGTGCGTCGTGAGGAGAAACAAGAACGGCTGGGCAGCAGCCTGCGTGGCCAGGGCGAAGTCACCGTCACTACCCAGGCCACCACCTACCGCAAAGTCCGGCTCTACACGCAGGAAACCCTGGGCACTGGGACGATTGAACTCCCTGAACAGCGCATGGACACCACGGCCTATTGGCTCAGCTTGCCGGAGGAAGCCAGTGAGAGTTTGCGTAGCCAGGGCCTGTGGTGGGACGAGCCGATTCTGGACTATGGCCCCAACTGGCAGGAGCAGCGGGGCCACGTGCGGGCGCGTGACGGCTATCGCTGCACAGGCTGTGGCGCCGCGGAGACGCCCGCGCGCCAGCACGATGTGCATCACCGCGTCCCCTTTCGTTTCTTTGGCTACATCCCCGGCCCGCCGCCGTTGGGCAACCAGGCCTACCTGGAGGCCAACCGGCCGGAGAATCTGACCACCCTCTGCCGGACCTGCCATCGCCGTGCGGAGATGATCGTCCACGTGCGCAGCGGTCTGGCCGGTCTCGCCTACGCCCTGGTCAACGTGGCGCCGCTGCACCTGATGTGCGATCCGCGTGACCTGGGCGCGACGCACGATTTCAAGAGCCAGCACAACGGCCTGCCGACGATCACGTTGTACGACCGCATCCCCGGCGGCATCGGCCTTGCCCCGCGGCTCTTCGAGCTGCACACCACCCTGCTGCAGGCCGCACGTGACCTGGTCATGGCCTGCGGCTGTCGCGGCGGCTGCCCGGCCTGCGTCGGCCCCAATCAGGAAACCGCAGACAGCCCGGTCAGCACGCGCCAGTTGACGCTGGCACTTATTGATACAATTTGTAACTGCTCACCCTGCGGGCCGATTTGGACAGGATGA